One part of the Cyanobacterium sp. T60_A2020_053 genome encodes these proteins:
- a CDS encoding type II toxin-antitoxin system RelE/ParE family toxin — translation MIEYQIKFKSSTVKEFKNLPSSMQKRIGDILEKMKQNPRTSGVLKLKGDSQLYRVRVGDYRIIFNIDDEQKLVKVTRIRHRQDVYKK, via the coding sequence ATGATTGAATATCAAATAAAGTTCAAATCATCAACAGTTAAAGAGTTTAAAAATTTACCCTCAAGTATGCAAAAGCGTATTGGTGATATTTTAGAAAAAATGAAACAAAATCCTCGAACTTCTGGAGTATTAAAACTGAAAGGGGATAGCCAACTATACAGAGTTAGAGTAGGAGATTATCGTATAATTTTTAATATTGATGATGAGCAAAAATTAGTTAAAGTTACTAGAATTAGACATCGTCAAGATGTTTATAAAAAATGA
- a CDS encoding cofactor assembly of complex C subunit B, whose product MTKSKKSDTNQLLKNLPLIAGILGGTLLMINRLVTPTLLDSQARSDALGILLCAMLLLTSILAREINSVPPQSVILNGEEGFELEQNLSESLKTELAWASHLIINNTVTKSIIIFYQGKTLLRRGILSNKKEIKLGAITERVIKTQKPVYLVDLKHYPGKVEFDYFPDNIQGLICLPLNHDGVMMMATNIPRSYSKQDENWLAGISSKIALTLDEKYPEK is encoded by the coding sequence ATGACAAAGAGTAAAAAATCAGACACCAATCAATTATTAAAAAACTTACCCTTAATCGCTGGAATATTAGGGGGAACTTTATTAATGATTAATCGATTAGTTACTCCCACTCTTTTAGACTCTCAAGCGCGCTCCGACGCTCTCGGTATCTTATTATGTGCGATGTTACTTCTGACTAGCATTTTAGCTAGAGAGATTAATTCAGTTCCTCCTCAGAGTGTAATTTTAAACGGGGAAGAAGGCTTTGAATTGGAGCAAAATTTATCAGAATCATTGAAAACTGAATTAGCTTGGGCTAGTCATTTAATTATTAATAATACAGTAACTAAATCTATTATTATTTTTTATCAAGGTAAAACTTTACTAAGAAGAGGTATTTTAAGTAATAAAAAAGAAATAAAATTAGGAGCAATTACTGAAAGAGTAATTAAGACTCAGAAGCCAGTTTATTTAGTGGATTTAAAACACTATCCGGGTAAAGTAGAATTTGATTATTTTCCTGATAATATTCAAGGTTTAATTTGTTTACCATTAAATCATGATGGAGTGATGATGATGGCAACTAATATCCCTCGCAGTTATAGCAAACAGGATGAAAATTGGTTGGCTGGTATTAGCTCTAAAATTGCTTTAACGTTAGATGAAAAATATCCTGAGAAATAA
- a CDS encoding TIGR00297 family protein — protein sequence MIIFDSINWSNPWLTAVILNTILIILAFILPKKLLTVMGYLNAWFLGIIVWGCLGWQGYTVVMFYFLVGSTVTRIGKQEKEALGIAEKRDGMRGPENVWGSALVGALCALGVLFVSTSWQSLLILAYVASFATKLSDTSASEVGKAYGKNTFLITTFQPVKRGTEGAVSLEGTGAGIIASILISLVALSLGMISPMGVVIAIIASFIATNIESFIGATLQTNFDWLTNELVNVINTLVGALVAILLGYFFIL from the coding sequence ATGATTATTTTTGATAGTATAAATTGGTCTAATCCTTGGTTAACCGCCGTAATTTTAAATACCATTTTAATTATTTTGGCGTTTATTTTGCCCAAAAAGTTATTAACCGTCATGGGTTATCTTAATGCTTGGTTTTTGGGGATAATTGTCTGGGGTTGCTTGGGGTGGCAAGGTTACACGGTGGTGATGTTTTATTTCCTCGTGGGTTCAACGGTAACGCGCATCGGGAAACAGGAAAAGGAGGCGCTGGGTATTGCGGAAAAGCGTGATGGCATGAGAGGCCCTGAAAATGTGTGGGGGAGTGCGCTGGTGGGCGCTTTATGTGCTTTAGGGGTGTTATTTGTTTCTACTTCTTGGCAATCTTTATTAATTCTTGCTTATGTAGCTAGTTTTGCCACGAAGTTATCGGATACTTCTGCTTCGGAGGTGGGTAAGGCTTACGGTAAAAATACTTTTTTGATTACTACTTTTCAACCCGTCAAAAGAGGCACGGAGGGCGCTGTTAGTTTAGAGGGGACGGGCGCTGGAATTATTGCTAGTATATTAATCTCTCTGGTGGCTTTATCTCTAGGCATGATTTCCCCTATGGGAGTTGTAATCGCAATAATTGCTTCTTTTATCGCTACCAATATTGAAAGTTTTATCGGTGCTACTTTGCAAACTAATTTCGATTGGTTAACTAATGAGTTAGTCAATGTTATTAATACACTGGTGGGGGCGCTGGTGGCGATTTTACTAGGTTATTTCTTCATTCTTTAA
- a CDS encoding PhoH family protein, producing the protein MSEDNQTIALPSIESAIALAGSNEENLKYIARMTGAGLSLQGQEVAVYGKTNAVKRSLAIISALQTYWQEGKPITEPDILTAFHALNTDQMGEYQTIQQEVLARTRNGESIRAKTFKQKQYIKTIQTHDITFGIGPAGTGKTFLAAVLAAQALLQNQCERLILTRPAVEAGEKLGFLPGDLQQKVDPFLRPLYDALYEFIDPVKIPELMEKGKIEVAPLAYMRGRTLSNAFVIVDEAQNTTPAQLKMVLTRLGFGSKMVVTGDVTQTDLPTNQKSGLIVASHILKNVEGIGFCYLTQADVIRHPLVQKIVSAYENNHN; encoded by the coding sequence ATGAGTGAAGATAATCAAACTATAGCCCTTCCTAGTATTGAAAGTGCCATCGCTTTGGCTGGTAGTAATGAAGAAAATTTAAAATATATTGCTAGGATGACGGGCGCTGGATTATCTTTACAAGGGCAAGAAGTAGCAGTTTATGGTAAAACCAACGCCGTTAAGCGTAGTTTAGCTATTATCAGCGCCCTTCAAACTTACTGGCAAGAGGGTAAACCAATTACAGAGCCTGATATTCTCACCGCCTTCCATGCCCTCAATACCGATCAAATGGGCGAATATCAAACCATACAACAAGAAGTATTAGCGCGCACCCGTAACGGCGAATCTATCCGAGCTAAAACCTTCAAACAAAAACAGTACATTAAAACTATTCAAACCCATGATATAACCTTTGGGATCGGTCCAGCTGGTACAGGAAAAACTTTTCTCGCCGCCGTTTTAGCCGCACAAGCCCTACTCCAAAATCAGTGTGAGAGATTAATTTTAACACGCCCTGCCGTAGAAGCAGGAGAAAAACTAGGCTTTTTACCCGGTGACTTACAACAAAAAGTTGATCCCTTTTTGCGCCCCCTTTATGATGCCTTATATGAATTTATCGATCCCGTCAAAATTCCCGAATTGATGGAAAAAGGCAAAATTGAAGTAGCGCCCCTCGCCTACATGAGAGGTAGAACTTTAAGTAACGCTTTTGTTATCGTGGATGAAGCCCAAAATACCACCCCAGCACAACTAAAAATGGTCTTAACCCGTCTTGGTTTTGGCTCAAAAATGGTAGTAACAGGAGATGTCACCCAAACCGACTTACCCACCAATCAAAAATCAGGCTTAATCGTTGCCAGTCACATTCTCAAAAATGTCGAAGGCATTGGTTTTTGCTACCTAACCCAAGCCGACGTTATTCGCCATCCCCTCGTCCAAAAAATTGTCTCTGCCTATGAAAATAATCATAATTAG
- a CDS encoding RNA polymerase sigma factor, RpoD/SigA family: protein MNQLISALHLHNEAINTETDRDLTEIIAEYTDEIDAKKSRGNSPKAEDSVGSFFKEMARYPLLSASEEIDLAYAVKFLMECEEKQQLLHHQLQRTPSKKELAQVMGLENERQLDNRLYKGRVAKRKMIRSNLRLVVSIAKRYLNRGVPFLDLIQEGAIGLNRAAEKFDPNKGYKFSTYAYWWIRQAITRTIANDSRTIRLPIHIVEKLNKLKKAQRELKQDLQRNPTETELADEMGINQQGLHQLLQLKRQSLSLNHRVGKGEDTELLELLEDTNLLLPEEKINEAMMHQEIVSVLTDVLSEREKEVIVLRYGLASSKPHTLEEVGQIFDLSRERVRQIQTKAMRKLRRPQVARRLKGWLT, encoded by the coding sequence ATGAATCAGTTAATCAGCGCCCTTCACCTCCATAATGAAGCAATCAACACAGAAACAGACCGAGATTTGACAGAAATCATTGCCGAATACACTGACGAAATCGATGCGAAAAAATCAAGGGGAAATAGCCCCAAAGCAGAAGATTCTGTAGGTTCTTTTTTCAAAGAAATGGCGCGCTACCCCCTCCTCAGTGCCTCAGAAGAAATTGATCTCGCCTATGCTGTTAAATTTTTAATGGAATGCGAAGAAAAACAACAGTTGTTACATCATCAATTACAGCGCACTCCTAGTAAAAAAGAACTAGCTCAAGTGATGGGCTTAGAAAATGAGCGTCAATTAGACAATCGCTTGTATAAAGGAAGAGTTGCCAAACGTAAAATGATTCGCTCTAACCTGCGTTTAGTAGTATCCATTGCCAAACGTTATCTTAATCGTGGTGTGCCTTTCTTGGATTTGATTCAGGAGGGCGCTATTGGCTTAAATCGCGCCGCCGAAAAATTCGACCCCAACAAAGGCTATAAATTTTCTACCTACGCCTATTGGTGGATTCGTCAAGCTATCACTCGCACCATCGCCAATGACTCTCGCACCATTCGTTTACCCATTCATATCGTTGAAAAACTAAATAAACTCAAAAAAGCTCAACGGGAATTAAAACAAGACTTACAGCGCAACCCCACCGAAACCGAATTAGCGGACGAAATGGGCATCAATCAACAGGGTTTACATCAGCTATTGCAACTAAAAAGACAATCTTTATCACTTAATCATCGAGTGGGGAAAGGAGAAGACACCGAATTATTAGAATTACTGGAGGACACAAACTTACTACTGCCTGAAGAAAAAATAAATGAAGCGATGATGCACCAAGAAATCGTTTCTGTGTTAACCGACGTTTTAAGTGAAAGAGAAAAGGAAGTAATTGTTTTGCGCTATGGTTTAGCTAGTTCTAAACCCCATACCTTAGAAGAAGTGGGACAAATTTTTGATCTGTCGAGGGAGAGAGTGCGCCAAATCCAAACTAAAGCAATGCGTAAACTTAGAAGACCTCAAGTTGCTAGACGTTTAAAAGGTTGGTTAACTTAA
- a CDS encoding fasciclin domain-containing protein encodes MPNIVEIAVNNDNFKTLVTAVQVADLVEVLKSPGPFTVFAPTDEAFAKLPPGTIQTLVQNPPQLARILTYHVVSGKLFKADLEKLDQVESVEGSPITIDCNDESFEVKNATVIASDIEADNGVIHVIDNVILMG; translated from the coding sequence ATGCCTAATATAGTTGAAATCGCTGTTAATAACGATAACTTCAAAACCCTTGTGACAGCCGTGCAGGTTGCCGACTTAGTGGAAGTATTAAAAAGTCCCGGACCTTTTACCGTATTTGCCCCCACTGATGAAGCATTTGCCAAACTTCCCCCCGGCACCATACAAACTTTAGTACAAAATCCTCCCCAATTAGCTCGGATTTTAACCTATCATGTGGTATCAGGAAAATTATTTAAAGCAGACTTAGAAAAACTTGATCAAGTGGAATCTGTAGAAGGTTCTCCCATTACTATTGATTGTAATGATGAAAGTTTTGAGGTAAAAAATGCCACCGTTATCGCCAGTGACATTGAAGCAGATAATGGCGTTATTCACGTTATCGATAATGTTATTTTAATGGGCTAA
- the cysC gene encoding adenylyl-sulfate kinase yields the protein MEHKGVTIWFTGLSGAGKTTISQVVAQKLKDAGYKLEVLDGDIVRTNLTKGLGFSKEDRDENIRRIGFVSNLLTRNNVIVIVSAISPYRAVREEVREKIGNFVEVFVNAPLATCEERDVKGLYKKARAGEIKMFTGISDPYEAPLTPEIECRTDLEELDESVNKVLDSLKNLGYLS from the coding sequence ATGGAGCATAAAGGCGTAACAATTTGGTTTACGGGGTTAAGTGGTGCGGGAAAAACCACCATTAGCCAAGTGGTAGCCCAAAAACTGAAAGATGCTGGTTATAAATTAGAAGTGCTTGACGGCGACATCGTGCGCACTAATTTAACTAAAGGATTGGGTTTTAGTAAGGAAGACAGAGACGAAAATATCCGCCGTATCGGTTTTGTCTCGAATCTTTTAACCCGTAATAATGTGATTGTCATTGTCTCTGCCATTTCTCCTTATCGTGCGGTTAGAGAGGAAGTGAGGGAAAAAATCGGTAATTTTGTGGAAGTGTTTGTTAATGCACCTTTAGCTACTTGTGAGGAGAGAGACGTTAAGGGTTTGTATAAAAAGGCGCGCGCCGGGGAAATCAAGATGTTTACGGGAATTAGTGATCCTTATGAAGCGCCCCTCACCCCTGAAATTGAATGTAGGACTGATTTAGAGGAGTTGGACGAAAGTGTTAACAAAGTTTTAGATAGTCTCAAAAATTTAGGTTATCTTAGTTAG
- a CDS encoding cytochrome ubiquinol oxidase subunit I, which translates to MDFLSNTLVLSRMQFAFTAIFHMLWPVLTTGMAIYLVIVEGLWLKTKNPDYYYHARFWAKLYVLNFGIGVASGSPMAFQFGTNWAPFSESVGDFFGSILGFEATMAFMLEAGFLGIMLFGWERVNPVIHYMATILVAVGANLSTFWILIANSWMQTPAGGEFVEGKFVVSNYFEGMLNPFMVKSVSHMFLATLETSLFVIGGISAWYLLKKHHQAFFTRSLKIVLVIAIAITPLQVYVGHLSAEQVYHYQPTKLAAMEALWDTVPAGEKADWSLLASPNNQTESNNWEIKVPNALSYILEFKPRLSEPVMGLKEWKPEDRPSMVGLVYYAFRLMSGIAFLFVGIMAVSVIQWIRGKFTPENLANQKLLMWAWVFSAPTGYLAVESGWIVRCVGRQPWVVYGQIRTADAVSNLPSGNVLTSLSIFLVIYTLLFFSALYFGSRIIRKGPDFDLPLPGATEKVTPLEVNPAKHIPNSRPIN; encoded by the coding sequence ATGGACTTTCTTTCAAACACGCTAGTTTTATCAAGAATGCAATTTGCCTTCACTGCAATTTTTCATATGCTGTGGCCCGTATTAACTACGGGCATGGCAATTTATTTAGTAATTGTGGAAGGATTATGGCTAAAAACTAAAAATCCAGATTACTACTACCACGCTCGTTTTTGGGCTAAATTGTATGTGCTAAACTTCGGCATTGGCGTGGCTTCTGGCTCACCCATGGCATTTCAATTCGGCACTAACTGGGCGCCCTTCTCCGAGTCAGTAGGAGACTTTTTTGGTAGTATTCTTGGTTTTGAAGCAACCATGGCATTCATGCTAGAAGCTGGTTTCTTGGGCATCATGCTATTCGGTTGGGAAAGGGTAAACCCCGTTATCCACTACATGGCGACTATTTTAGTAGCAGTTGGGGCAAACCTTTCTACTTTTTGGATTCTGATCGCCAATTCTTGGATGCAAACCCCTGCCGGTGGTGAATTTGTGGAAGGAAAATTTGTGGTAAGTAACTATTTTGAAGGGATGTTAAACCCTTTCATGGTGAAAAGTGTTTCCCATATGTTTTTGGCTACCCTTGAAACTTCCTTATTCGTGATTGGAGGCATTAGTGCTTGGTATTTACTCAAAAAACATCATCAGGCTTTTTTTACTCGCTCCCTTAAAATTGTGTTAGTAATAGCCATCGCCATTACCCCCTTACAAGTCTATGTCGGGCATCTAAGCGCCGAGCAAGTATATCACTATCAACCCACCAAATTAGCTGCCATGGAAGCGTTGTGGGATACGGTACCAGCAGGGGAGAAAGCAGATTGGAGTCTTTTGGCTTCCCCAAATAATCAAACAGAAAGTAACAACTGGGAAATCAAAGTACCCAATGCCCTAAGTTATATCTTAGAATTTAAACCCCGTCTCAGTGAGCCTGTCATGGGTTTAAAAGAGTGGAAACCTGAAGATCGTCCCTCCATGGTAGGTTTAGTATATTATGCGTTTCGTCTCATGAGTGGCATTGCTTTTTTGTTTGTGGGCATCATGGCAGTGTCAGTAATTCAATGGATTAGGGGCAAATTCACCCCCGAAAATTTAGCTAATCAAAAACTATTAATGTGGGCATGGGTATTCAGCGCCCCTACTGGTTATTTAGCGGTAGAATCAGGGTGGATCGTGCGCTGTGTAGGCCGACAACCTTGGGTAGTATATGGGCAAATTCGCACCGCCGATGCCGTATCTAATTTACCATCAGGAAATGTGCTAACCTCTTTAAGCATTTTTCTAGTTATCTATACCTTACTTTTCTTTTCTGCCTTATATTTCGGCAGTCGCATCATCAGAAAAGGACCTGATTTTGATTTGCCTTTGCCGGGCGCTACAGAAAAAGTAACACCTTTAGAAGTAAATCCAGCTAAACATATTCCTAATAGTCGCCCTATTAATTAA
- a CDS encoding TMEM165/GDT1 family protein, protein MDWELLSLTFVTVFVAEIGDKSQLAAIALSGGSKSPQAVFFGSIVALILASFLGVIAGVAIGEFLPVKLLKGLAAIGFILIALNNIWDE, encoded by the coding sequence ATGGATTGGGAATTATTAAGCCTAACCTTTGTCACCGTATTTGTCGCAGAAATAGGCGATAAAAGCCAGTTAGCTGCCATCGCCCTCAGTGGTGGTTCAAAATCACCTCAAGCCGTCTTTTTTGGTTCAATCGTTGCCCTAATTCTAGCTAGTTTCTTGGGAGTAATTGCTGGAGTTGCCATCGGTGAATTTTTACCAGTAAAATTACTCAAAGGATTAGCTGCCATTGGTTTTATTTTAATTGCTCTCAATAATATTTGGGATGAGTGA
- the cydB gene encoding cytochrome d ubiquinol oxidase subunit II translates to MESLDYLLPLVWFAILALFLFMYVMLDGFDLGVGILSLTSSTEERRGILMTSLSNVWDANATWLILMGGSLFGAFPLAYATILSSLYIPIMMMVMGLVFRTVAFEFRENSDQKFFWNLAFGIGSLVATIGQGFALAGVIEGIHVDETGHFIGSTWDWFNWRSVVIALTLIQGYVLIGSCYLIMKTSGSLQQTHYKTAKLASITTLLGAIAITTVTPIFSIFARNRLFEEPFIYIFSAIPIIGLGLVVLLFISLNKKQERTPFILTILIFLLTFVGLALVVFPYIIPPSITIYQAAASPSSLVFMLVFIGFLIPIMLFYNIYNYFVFRGKVTAE, encoded by the coding sequence ATGGAATCATTAGACTATTTACTGCCCCTAGTGTGGTTTGCCATTTTGGCGTTATTTTTGTTCATGTATGTGATGTTAGATGGTTTTGATTTGGGGGTAGGCATTCTTTCCCTAACTTCTTCTACTGAGGAGAGGAGGGGAATATTAATGACAAGTTTAAGTAACGTTTGGGATGCTAATGCCACTTGGTTAATTTTGATGGGGGGTAGTTTATTTGGGGCTTTTCCCCTTGCCTATGCCACTATTTTAAGCTCTCTTTATATTCCTATTATGATGATGGTAATGGGGTTAGTATTTCGCACGGTAGCATTTGAGTTTCGAGAAAATTCTGACCAAAAGTTTTTTTGGAATTTAGCGTTTGGCATTGGTAGTTTAGTTGCAACTATAGGGCAAGGTTTTGCCCTTGCTGGTGTAATCGAAGGAATCCATGTGGATGAAACAGGGCATTTTATCGGCTCAACTTGGGATTGGTTTAACTGGCGTAGTGTGGTGATTGCCTTAACCTTAATCCAAGGTTATGTTTTGATTGGCTCTTGTTATCTGATTATGAAAACTTCTGGTAGTTTACAGCAAACCCATTATAAAACTGCTAAACTTGCCTCGATTACTACCTTACTAGGTGCTATTGCCATTACTACAGTAACCCCAATTTTTTCTATCTTTGCACGAAATCGACTATTTGAAGAACCTTTTATTTATATTTTCAGTGCTATTCCCATCATTGGATTAGGTTTAGTTGTTTTGTTATTTATTAGCCTAAACAAAAAGCAAGAAAGAACTCCTTTTATTCTTACTATCCTAATTTTCTTGTTAACTTTTGTGGGTTTAGCTTTGGTAGTTTTTCCCTATATTATTCCCCCTAGTATTACCATATATCAAGCGGCCGCATCTCCTAGTTCTTTGGTATTTATGTTAGTGTTTATTGGATTTTTAATCCCTATTATGTTGTTTTATAACATTTATAATTATTTTGTATTTCGAGGAAAAGTTACGGCAGAATAA
- a CDS encoding response regulator transcription factor, with the protein MENQKERILVVDDEASIRRILETRLSMIGYDVVTAADGEDAIATFHETQPDLVVLDVMMPKLDGYGVCQELRKESDIPIIMLTALGDVADRITGLELGADDYVVKPFSPKELEARIRSVLRRVDKEGGAGIPSSGVISVNAIRIDTNKRQVYKGDQRIRLTGMEFSLLELLVSKSGDAFSRSEILQEVWGYTPERHVDTRVVDVHVSRLRAKLEEDPSNPELILTARGTGYLFQRILEPGEKRVPTN; encoded by the coding sequence TTGGAAAACCAAAAAGAAAGAATATTAGTAGTTGATGATGAAGCCAGTATTAGACGGATTCTCGAAACCCGTTTATCCATGATTGGTTATGACGTAGTCACCGCCGCCGATGGGGAAGATGCCATTGCTACTTTTCATGAAACCCAACCTGATTTAGTGGTGTTAGATGTCATGATGCCCAAATTAGATGGTTATGGTGTCTGTCAGGAATTACGCAAAGAATCAGATATTCCTATCATCATGTTAACCGCTCTGGGTGATGTAGCTGATCGTATTACGGGTTTGGAGTTAGGCGCTGATGATTATGTGGTTAAACCCTTTTCCCCCAAAGAATTAGAAGCGAGAATTAGGTCAGTTTTAAGACGTGTGGATAAGGAGGGGGGCGCTGGAATACCTAGTTCTGGGGTGATTTCTGTTAACGCCATCCGTATCGATACCAACAAAAGACAGGTTTATAAAGGAGATCAACGCATTCGCTTGACAGGGATGGAGTTTAGCCTATTAGAATTATTAGTGAGCAAATCTGGCGATGCCTTTTCACGCTCCGAAATATTACAAGAAGTATGGGGTTATACCCCTGAGCGTCATGTGGATACTAGAGTGGTGGATGTCCATGTTTCCCGTTTGCGCGCTAAATTGGAGGAGGACCCTAGTAATCCTGAATTAATCCTCACCGCTAGAGGTACAGGATATTTATTTCAGCGTATCCTAGAACCGGGAGAAAAAAGAGTTCCCACTAATTAA